Proteins from a single region of Starkeya sp. ORNL1:
- a CDS encoding Hsp70 family protein has protein sequence MIACGLDFGTSNTTLGVATPAGPRLAALEGDKVTVPSAVFYGRDGAASIGRAAMGRYVDGYDGRLMRSLKSVLGSPLMEEKTQIGRAAIGFRDVIGDFLAKVKKRSEAETGRPLEAVVLGRPVFFVDDDERANARAEEVLREVAHKIGFAEVSCQFEPIAAAFDYEQQVRREEIALIADIGGGTSDFSIVRLSPERHNKEDRAGDILANDGVRIGGTDFDRLLSLGELMPLLGYRSPMKRAGRDVPSGYFHELANWSSINRLYNARTLRELQEVRREAARPALVERLIRVVSEQRGHTLAMQAEEAKIALSSTGETVVDLTWLEPQLEVHIDGPALVRHTSELARRIAARVEICLKQAGLGIKDIDAVFMTGGSTRLPHVHSAIVAAAPGARVVDGDTFGSVGTGLAIEAGRRYGH, from the coding sequence ATGATTGCCTGCGGCCTCGATTTCGGAACCTCCAACACCACGCTCGGCGTCGCGACGCCGGCCGGGCCGCGGCTGGCCGCGCTCGAAGGCGACAAGGTGACGGTGCCGAGCGCGGTGTTCTATGGCCGCGACGGCGCCGCCTCGATCGGCCGGGCGGCGATGGGGCGCTATGTCGACGGCTATGACGGGCGGCTGATGCGCTCGTTGAAATCGGTGCTCGGCAGTCCGCTGATGGAGGAGAAGACACAGATCGGGCGCGCCGCCATCGGCTTTCGCGACGTGATCGGCGATTTCCTCGCCAAGGTGAAGAAGCGCTCGGAAGCCGAGACCGGGCGCCCGCTGGAAGCGGTGGTGCTCGGCCGGCCGGTGTTCTTCGTCGATGATGACGAGCGCGCCAATGCCCGCGCCGAGGAAGTGCTGCGCGAAGTGGCGCACAAGATCGGCTTTGCCGAAGTGTCGTGCCAGTTCGAGCCGATCGCCGCGGCGTTCGATTATGAGCAACAGGTGAGGCGCGAGGAGATCGCGCTGATCGCCGATATCGGTGGCGGCACCTCGGACTTCTCGATCGTGCGCCTCAGCCCGGAGCGTCACAACAAGGAGGACCGCGCCGGCGACATCCTCGCCAATGACGGCGTGCGCATCGGCGGCACCGATTTCGACCGGCTGCTCAGCCTCGGCGAACTGATGCCGCTGCTCGGCTATCGCTCACCGATGAAGCGCGCCGGCCGCGACGTGCCGAGCGGCTATTTCCATGAGCTTGCCAACTGGTCGAGCATCAACCGGCTCTATAATGCGCGCACGCTGCGCGAATTGCAGGAAGTGCGGCGCGAGGCGGCCAGGCCCGCTCTGGTCGAGCGGCTGATCCGGGTGGTGAGCGAGCAGCGCGGCCACACGCTGGCGATGCAAGCCGAAGAGGCAAAGATCGCGCTCTCCAGCACCGGAGAAACCGTGGTCGACCTCACCTGGCTGGAGCCGCAGCTGGAGGTCCACATCGATGGTCCCGCTTTGGTGCGCCACACCAGCGAGCTCGCCCGGCGCATCGCAGCCCGGGTCGAGATCTGCCTGAAGCAGGCTGGGCTCGGCATCAAGGACATCGACGCCGTGTTCATGACCGGCGGCTCGACGCGGCTGCCGCATGTGCACAGCGCCATCGTCGCCGCCGCGCCGGGCGCGCGCGTGGTGGACGGCGACACCTTCGGCTCGGTCGGCACCGGCCTCGCCATCGAGGCCGGGCGTCGCTACGGCCACTGA
- a CDS encoding sulfite exporter TauE/SafE family protein — protein MDLVSAGLPLIGMWQFVFLGVIAFLGAVVGGLSSFGAGLLVTPFLVPIVGIKGVVPVMAVAMTFGNLSRIWVYRHEIQARPIFQILVPAMPGVVLGAFLNDLLPRAALGLALGLFLIASIPLRRYLARHRITPTPRAIIGGSLAFGLISGAMPGGGVVVLPLLLGIGLKGGGLVGTDAAIGVCVNIAKVILFGAFSLLDSELVVGGLLIGLCMIPGAYAARWLLQRINLTAHTVLVELLVLFSGASFIWAAMFP, from the coding sequence ATGGATCTGGTATCCGCCGGACTGCCGCTGATCGGAATGTGGCAGTTCGTCTTTCTCGGCGTGATCGCGTTTCTCGGGGCGGTCGTCGGCGGCCTCAGCAGCTTCGGCGCCGGCCTCCTGGTCACGCCGTTCCTGGTGCCGATCGTCGGCATCAAGGGCGTGGTGCCGGTGATGGCGGTGGCCATGACCTTCGGCAACCTGTCGCGCATCTGGGTCTATCGCCACGAGATCCAGGCGCGCCCGATATTCCAGATCCTGGTTCCCGCCATGCCGGGCGTGGTGCTCGGCGCCTTTCTCAACGACCTGCTGCCGCGCGCCGCGCTCGGCCTCGCGCTCGGCCTGTTCCTCATCGCCTCGATCCCGTTGCGCCGCTACCTCGCGCGCCACCGCATCACCCCGACGCCGCGGGCGATCATCGGCGGCTCGCTGGCCTTCGGCCTCATCTCCGGCGCCATGCCGGGCGGCGGCGTGGTGGTGCTGCCGCTTTTGCTCGGCATCGGCCTGAAGGGCGGCGGGCTGGTCGGCACCGACGCGGCGATCGGCGTCTGCGTCAACATCGCCAAGGTCATACTGTTCGGCGCCTTCTCGCTGCTCGATAGCGAACTGGTGGTCGGCGGCCTGCTCATCGGCCTGTGCATGATCCCCGGCGCCTATGCGGCGCGCTGGCTGCTCCAGCGCATCAACCTGACCGCGCACACCGTGCTGGTCGAATTGCTGGTGCTGTTCAGCGGCGCCTCCTTCATCTGGGCGGCGATGTTTCCGTAG
- a CDS encoding MarR family transcriptional regulator, producing MSDCYCTLLRTAARKVTGLYDEALAPLGINIAQFSLLRRIARNAPISLTELGKLCELDRSTVGRNTKLLERMGLVTTVPSRDQREAALVLTERGEALLRDGAGPWEQTQASIEAALGGNSQQLKSLLHAL from the coding sequence ATGAGCGATTGCTATTGCACCTTGCTGCGGACCGCGGCGCGGAAAGTCACCGGCCTCTATGACGAGGCGCTGGCGCCGCTCGGCATCAATATCGCGCAGTTCAGCCTGTTGCGTCGCATCGCGCGCAACGCGCCGATCTCGCTGACCGAACTCGGCAAGCTGTGCGAACTCGACCGCTCCACGGTCGGGCGCAACACCAAGCTGCTGGAACGCATGGGCTTGGTGACCACCGTGCCGAGCCGTGACCAGCGCGAAGCTGCGCTGGTGCTCACCGAGCGCGGCGAAGCGCTGCTCCGCGATGGCGCCGGCCCGTGGGAACAGACCCAGGCCTCGATCGAGGCCGCGCTCGGCGGCAATTCCCAGCAACTGAAATCCCTGCTCCACGCGCTGTAA
- a CDS encoding tripartite tricarboxylate transporter TctB family protein → MSSSSSTSSSTTSLGRLLTGEFVCAAGLLAVGVFVLAYGYRYPIIADGVVGPGLMPTITGIILTVIAAYLTWREVRAWQEVQAIRTATAAAGEPAGAETDGVLSLSDFSEDEGEAAGKPVTVAGILGMLVLAVLLAPVFGLIPMLGVLVFVCVAVFEREGLLTAALMAAGSMLLSWLLFVQLFEVPMPTGSAWQALGW, encoded by the coding sequence ATGTCGAGTTCATCGTCGACTTCATCGTCCACAACTTCGCTCGGCCGCCTGCTCACCGGCGAGTTCGTCTGCGCTGCCGGCCTGCTTGCCGTCGGTGTCTTCGTCCTAGCCTATGGCTACCGCTACCCCATTATCGCCGATGGGGTGGTGGGGCCGGGGCTGATGCCGACCATCACCGGCATCATACTCACGGTGATCGCGGCCTATCTGACGTGGCGCGAAGTTCGGGCTTGGCAAGAGGTGCAGGCGATCCGGACCGCGACGGCGGCCGCAGGCGAACCGGCGGGCGCGGAGACCGACGGCGTCCTCTCGCTCAGCGACTTCAGCGAGGATGAGGGCGAGGCCGCCGGCAAGCCGGTCACGGTCGCAGGCATCCTCGGCATGCTGGTGTTGGCCGTGCTGCTGGCGCCGGTGTTCGGGCTGATCCCGATGCTTGGCGTGCTGGTCTTCGTCTGCGTCGCCGTATTCGAGCGCGAGGGGCTGCTCACCGCGGCGCTGATGGCCGCCGGCAGCATGTTGCTGAGCTGGCTACTCTTCGTCCAGCTGTTCGAAGTGCCGATGCCCACGGGCAGCGCCTGGCAAGCACTGGGATGGTGA
- a CDS encoding tripartite tricarboxylate transporter substrate binding protein gives MASFRNAVRVAACAGALTLVTLAAASAEDAFKPKGAVSMVVPFAAGGGSDLMGRAMAAGISAVREGVHVSVENRPGGNGVLGYNYLKQRASDPQTLLASETAAVALPLLIDPPPFQWTDFTPIAQIAGDSQLLVVAEAAPYKTLADLVADAKKRKLKVGLTSTTSSDAIVSGLFARSQGVTFQPVVLESGSNSVARLLNGDIDFTILNPSETIGQMKAKMLRPLAAFSDQRYDAASPLAEIPTAKEQGVDVSFAQYRALFAAGGLTKAQADYWADAIEDWTKTQSYKDYVSKNNLFAQFRRGDDFNAYLKKTQATLEQVLKTK, from the coding sequence ATGGCTTCGTTCCGAAACGCCGTGCGCGTTGCGGCTTGCGCCGGTGCGCTCACCCTTGTCACCCTCGCGGCCGCCTCGGCCGAGGACGCCTTCAAGCCGAAGGGCGCCGTCTCGATGGTGGTGCCGTTCGCCGCCGGCGGCGGCAGCGATCTGATGGGCCGCGCCATGGCCGCTGGCATCTCGGCGGTGCGCGAAGGCGTGCATGTCTCGGTGGAGAACCGGCCGGGCGGCAATGGCGTGCTCGGCTATAATTATCTCAAGCAGCGCGCCAGCGACCCGCAGACCCTGCTGGCCTCCGAGACCGCCGCGGTGGCCCTGCCGTTGCTGATCGACCCGCCGCCGTTCCAGTGGACCGATTTCACTCCGATCGCGCAGATCGCCGGCGATTCCCAATTGCTCGTGGTCGCGGAAGCCGCGCCCTACAAGACCCTTGCCGACCTCGTGGCGGACGCCAAGAAGCGCAAGCTCAAGGTCGGCCTCACCTCGACCACCTCGAGCGATGCCATCGTCTCCGGCCTGTTCGCGCGCAGCCAGGGCGTGACCTTCCAGCCGGTAGTGCTGGAATCCGGCTCGAACTCGGTGGCGCGGCTGCTCAATGGCGACATCGACTTCACCATCCTCAATCCCAGCGAGACCATCGGCCAGATGAAGGCGAAGATGCTGCGCCCGCTCGCCGCCTTCTCCGACCAGCGCTATGACGCGGCCTCTCCGCTCGCGGAAATCCCGACCGCCAAGGAACAGGGTGTCGACGTCTCGTTCGCGCAGTATCGCGCGCTGTTCGCCGCCGGCGGCCTCACCAAGGCACAGGCCGACTATTGGGCGGATGCCATCGAGGATTGGACCAAGACGCAGTCCTACAAGGACTATGTCTCGAAGAACAATCTGTTCGCGCAATTCCGGCGCGGCGACGACTTCAACGCCTATCTGAAGAAGACGCAGGCGACGCTCGAACAGGTCCTCAAGACGAAGTGA